GGGTCGACGGCGTCGGTCATGAAGTCGCGTTTCATGGAGCCGATGCCGTGCTCGCCGCTCAGGACGCCGCCGTGGCGGATGGCGACGAGGGCGATGTCGTGCGCGAGGTCGTGAACGGCGTGGGTGTCTTCCTTGCGGGGGTCGAACAGGATGTTGGGGTGCAGGTTCCCGTCCCCGATGTGCCCGAACTGCACGAGGTGGAAGGGGCTGGCGTCGCCGAGAGCGCGGATCTCGCGGACCACGTCCGGGAGGGCCGAGCGGGGCACGACGATGTCCTCGTTCATGCGTTGCGGGCGGATGCGGCCCAGGGCGGGGCTGACGCTGCGCCGCGCGCGCCACAGGGCGGCCCCCTCGGCGTCGGTGGCGGCGCGGCGCACGGTGCCTCCGGCGCGTTCGCAGGCGTCGGCCACGAGTTGCAGTTCGCCCTGCACGGTGTCCAGGTCGTCTCCGTCAGTGTCGACCAGCAGCACCGCCTCGGCGTCACGGGGCAGGCCGAGGTTCAGGTAGTCCTCGACGGCGTTCGTGCAGGCGCGGTCCATGAACTCCAGTTTGCTGGGCACGGCCCCGGCGGCGATGGCAGCGCTGACGGCCTCGGCGCACGCGCCGACCTCGGGGAAGTGCGCCATGAGGGTGCGGGTGTGCGGGGCGGGCGGGATCAGGCGCAGGGTGGCCTCGGTGATCAGGCCCAGGGTGCCCTCGGAGCCGATCAGCAGTCCGGCGAGGTCGAAGGCGTCGCGGGTGACGTGGTGCTCCTCGCCGTCGGCGTCCACGAAGCTGAGGGCGCGGACGTAATCGCCGGTCACGCCGTACTTGAAGCACATGGGGCCGCCCGCGTTCTCCGCGAGGTTCCCGCCGATGGTGCTCGTGCGGAAACTGGCGGGGTCCGGCGGGTAGATCAGGCCGTGCGGTCTGGCGGCCTCGGTGACGGCCAGGGTGATCACGCCCGCCTGCGCCTGCGCCTCACGCCGCTCGGGGTGGATGGTCAGGCGGGTCATGCGCGTAAAAGAGATCACCAGTCCGGGTTCCGTGGGGGCCGCGCCGCCCGACAGGCCGCTGGCCGCGCCGCGCCCCACGATGGGCACGCCCGCTGCCCGCGCTGCCCGCACGGCCGCCACCACGTCCCCGGTACTTTCAGGCAGTACGACCGCCAGCGGCGTGGCACCGAACTGGATGGCGTCGTAGCGGTAGTTCAGGCGTTCGGACAGGTTCGACAGAACCTTGCGCGGCCCCAGCAGGCGCGTGAGGTCGGCGGCCAGGGCATTGTGCGCCCCCCCTGCCGGGGCAGGCTTGCGGGCATCCGAATTCGTGGTCAGCGCGAGTTTCTCCGTGCTCACGAGCCCACCCCTCCATCAACCATCAACCATCCCCTCTCCCCTTTCACAGTTCCCCCCGGTACGCCAGGTCGAGAATCTCGATGGTGTGCATGACGGGCGCGCGGTCGCCCTGGCGGCGCACGTGGCTCTGGATCTGGGTGTGGCAGCCGATGTTGCCGCTGGCGATCAGGTCGGGCTGCGTGGAGAGGATGTTCTTTGCCTTGCGTTCGCCGAGTTGCGTGGCAAGTTCGGGCTGTTCGAGGTTGTACGTGCCGGCCGAGCCGCAGCACAGGTCCCCCTCGGGGACTTCGAGGACGGTGACGCCGGGAATGGCACGCAGCAGGTCACGCGGCTGGGCGCGCACACCCTGCGCGTGGGCGAGGTGGCAGGCGTCGTGGTACGCGACCTTCAGGGGTCGGCTGGCAGGCAGGGTAGGTTCCAGCGTGCCGCCCTGCAGCAGGGCGCCCAGGTACTCGCTGATGTCCATGACCTTCGCGGCGAAGGCCTGCGCGCGGGCCTCGTCAGGCTCGCCGTGCAGGACCATCGGGTACTCCTTGAGGCCCGCGCCGCACCCGGCGGCGTTCGAGAGGATCGCGTCGAAGTCGTCCGGGTTGAAGGCGTTCAGGTTGGCGCGGACCAGCTTCAGCGCCTCGTCCCGCGCGCCGGTGTGCAGCGCGGCGGCGCCGCAGCAGCCCTGCCCGTCGGGAATGACGACCTCGATGCCGTTGCGGCTCAGGACGCGCAGGGTCGCGGCGTTGAAGTTGGGCGTCAGGGCCTGCTGGGCGCAGCCGACCAGGAACGCCACCCGCCCCCGC
The DNA window shown above is from Deinococcus depolymerans and carries:
- the glcF gene encoding glycolate oxidase subunit GlcF, encoding MNNDIPVQTLGGQGEVMAHAVDACVHCGFCLPACPTYALLGDEMDSPRGRIVLMKEVLEGGLPLMDAAPHLDRCLGCQACVTACPSGVPYGELITAFRGWSEPQRQRSPFDRAKRAAILKILPAPKVFSVAARLGQFAKPLAPVLPAALRSPLDLLPESVPAMQPSAKLTPARGQRRGRVAFLVGCAQQALTPNFNAATLRVLSRNGIEVVIPDGQGCCGAAALHTGARDEALKLVRANLNAFNPDDFDAILSNAAGCGAGLKEYPMVLHGEPDEARAQAFAAKVMDISEYLGALLQGGTLEPTLPASRPLKVAYHDACHLAHAQGVRAQPRDLLRAIPGVTVLEVPEGDLCCGSAGTYNLEQPELATQLGERKAKNILSTQPDLIASGNIGCHTQIQSHVRRQGDRAPVMHTIEILDLAYRGEL
- a CDS encoding FAD-binding oxidoreductase codes for the protein MSTEKLALTTNSDARKPAPAGGAHNALAADLTRLLGPRKVLSNLSERLNYRYDAIQFGATPLAVVLPESTGDVVAAVRAARAAGVPIVGRGAASGLSGGAAPTEPGLVISFTRMTRLTIHPERREAQAQAGVITLAVTEAARPHGLIYPPDPASFRTSTIGGNLAENAGGPMCFKYGVTGDYVRALSFVDADGEEHHVTRDAFDLAGLLIGSEGTLGLITEATLRLIPPAPHTRTLMAHFPEVGACAEAVSAAIAAGAVPSKLEFMDRACTNAVEDYLNLGLPRDAEAVLLVDTDGDDLDTVQGELQLVADACERAGGTVRRAATDAEGAALWRARRSVSPALGRIRPQRMNEDIVVPRSALPDVVREIRALGDASPFHLVQFGHIGDGNLHPNILFDPRKEDTHAVHDLAHDIALVAIRHGGVLSGEHGIGSMKRDFMTDAVDPATLKALWNVKRALDPHHALNPGKILPAEGVDR